The Alphaproteobacteria bacterium SS10 genome includes a region encoding these proteins:
- the moaB gene encoding molybdenum cofactor biosynthesis protein B — protein MAGIDENATFIPLNIAVLTVSDTRTEADDTSGALLIEKLTAAGHKLAERRIVPDDRRRLGLAFEQYASDDQVDIVISTGGTGLTGRDVTPEALRDVMDKEIEGFGELFRQLSYDIIGTSTIQSRAMAALVKTTYVFCLPGSTSACKDAWDGILSTQLDSRYKPCNFIELIPRLNEREPA, from the coding sequence ATGGCCGGAATTGACGAAAACGCGACCTTTATCCCGCTTAACATCGCCGTACTAACTGTCTCGGACACCCGGACTGAGGCGGATGACACCTCCGGTGCGCTTCTGATCGAGAAACTGACGGCGGCTGGTCACAAGCTCGCCGAACGACGAATTGTTCCCGATGACCGCCGACGTCTGGGCCTTGCGTTCGAGCAATATGCCAGCGATGACCAGGTTGATATTGTGATCAGCACTGGCGGCACCGGCCTGACCGGTCGCGATGTGACGCCGGAGGCGCTGCGCGATGTGATGGATAAGGAGATTGAGGGGTTTGGCGAGCTGTTCCGACAGCTGAGCTATGACATCATTGGCACCTCAACCATCCAATCCCGCGCCATGGCCGCACTGGTCAAGACCACCTATGTGTTCTGCCTGCCAGGTTCCACCAGCGCTTGTAAGGATGCCTGGGATGGCATCCTCTCAACCCAACTCGACAGCCGCTATAAGCCCTGCAACTTCATTGAGTTGATCCCACGGCTGAACGAGCGCGAACCCGCTTAG
- a CDS encoding uracil-DNA glycosylase: MAQDSASNTAADLPPEAALAMLQWYVDVGVKTVVAPQPISWTEHRATAQPKPAPKAKPQPQAAGDAPLGTAEAVGAAQRLAAEAQTLDDLRKTLEQFDGLSIVKTAQNLVFADGTPGAPLMIVGEAPGRDEDAQGKPFVGASGQLLDRILKAIGRDRTDTYISNIVNWRPPGNRKPTTGEIEVCKPFIMRHITLAGPKVLVLMGDTAGKALLPVTQGITRYRGQWHEVQPGADAAKIQAIATFHPAFLLRTPARKREVWHDFLKIAAAIGTP; this comes from the coding sequence ATGGCTCAAGACAGCGCATCTAATACCGCAGCCGATCTGCCGCCCGAGGCAGCGCTCGCCATGCTGCAATGGTATGTGGATGTGGGCGTCAAAACCGTTGTAGCGCCCCAACCGATCAGCTGGACCGAGCATCGGGCAACCGCACAGCCAAAACCCGCACCAAAAGCAAAGCCACAGCCTCAAGCCGCTGGCGACGCACCGTTAGGAACGGCGGAGGCGGTTGGGGCGGCCCAACGCCTGGCAGCCGAGGCGCAGACCCTCGATGACCTGCGTAAGACGCTGGAACAGTTTGATGGCCTCAGCATTGTTAAGACTGCGCAAAACCTGGTCTTTGCTGATGGTACGCCGGGTGCGCCGCTAATGATTGTGGGGGAAGCGCCGGGCCGAGATGAGGATGCCCAGGGCAAACCCTTCGTTGGCGCCAGCGGTCAGCTGCTGGATCGCATCCTAAAGGCCATCGGCCGGGACCGCACGGATACCTATATTTCAAACATTGTTAATTGGCGCCCGCCCGGTAACCGCAAACCCACTACCGGGGAGATTGAGGTCTGCAAGCCCTTCATCATGCGCCATATCACCCTGGCCGGGCCTAAGGTTCTGGTGCTGATGGGTGATACGGCGGGCAAGGCGCTATTGCCCGTAACCCAAGGCATCACGCGCTATCGCGGCCAATGGCATGAGGTGCAGCCGGGCGCCGATGCGGCGAAGATTCAGGCAATAGCCACCTTCCACCCCGCTTTCCTGCTCCGCACCCCGGCGCGCAAGCGTGAGGTCTGGCATGACTTTTTAAAGATTGCTGCGGCTATTGGGACACCGTGA
- a CDS encoding DoxX family protein: MTGQSIAAKGAISNADVAALILRLSMGSLFIAHGLLKVLVFTIPGTVGFFESIGYPGFFAYLVIAAELGGGALLILGLQTRLVSLGLVPILIGATLQHAANGWLFSAEGGGWEFPALWTVLLVVQALLGPGAYALRFGAVDSILAKFRLNDPRNAVAA, encoded by the coding sequence ATGACTGGTCAATCTATTGCTGCAAAAGGCGCAATTTCCAACGCTGATGTGGCTGCCCTTATCCTACGCTTATCAATGGGTTCCCTGTTTATTGCTCACGGCCTGTTGAAGGTCCTGGTCTTCACCATTCCCGGCACAGTCGGGTTCTTTGAGAGCATTGGGTATCCCGGTTTCTTTGCCTATTTGGTGATTGCCGCTGAGCTTGGCGGCGGTGCTTTGTTAATCCTGGGTTTGCAAACGCGCCTGGTCTCGTTGGGCCTCGTCCCAATTCTAATCGGCGCCACGCTGCAGCATGCGGCCAATGGCTGGCTCTTTAGTGCCGAAGGTGGCGGTTGGGAATTCCCAGCTCTGTGGACCGTGCTGTTGGTTGTCCAGGCGTTGCTTGGCCCTGGTGCCTATGCCCTACGGTTTGGTGCCGTTGACAGCATCCTTGCCAAGTTCCGGCTGAACGACCCACGCAACGCGGTCGCCGCCTAA
- a CDS encoding LysR family transcriptional regulator, which produces MDRLISMEVFVQVVDQGSFAGAARHMNLSRAMVSKHIQALEERLGARLLNRTTRRVSLTEIGTAYYEKCQTVLTDVEEAERVVGDLHQAPKGVLRLNGPMSFGARHLSTALTGFKAAFPEVFIDLSLNDRIVDLVEEGYDVAIRIGELADSSLIARKLTPCRRALVAAPSYLEKHGEPKTLRELQKHNCLVYTLSPKLNDWRFIGPDGTGQSAKVTGSLQANNGDVLRQAAIGGHGIVLQPTFLIGDDINEGRLVPLLTDHMPSEINIHLVYPHNRYLTAKVRSFIDYMVEQFKGEPYWDKWMAKYPNHAVHKHT; this is translated from the coding sequence ATGGATCGCCTTATCAGCATGGAAGTCTTTGTCCAGGTGGTGGATCAAGGCAGCTTCGCTGGCGCCGCACGGCACATGAACCTGTCCCGCGCCATGGTCTCTAAACACATTCAAGCGTTGGAAGAGCGCCTGGGCGCCCGCTTGCTGAACCGCACCACCCGCCGGGTATCCCTTACCGAGATTGGCACCGCCTATTATGAGAAATGCCAAACCGTCTTAACCGATGTGGAAGAAGCTGAGCGGGTCGTCGGTGATTTGCACCAGGCGCCGAAAGGTGTCCTCCGCCTCAACGGGCCCATGTCCTTTGGCGCGCGCCACCTATCCACCGCACTAACCGGGTTTAAGGCTGCCTTCCCTGAGGTGTTTATCGACCTCTCTCTCAATGACCGGATCGTTGACCTGGTTGAAGAGGGTTACGACGTGGCAATCCGTATTGGTGAGCTGGCCGATAGTAGTTTGATTGCCCGTAAGCTGACCCCATGCCGCCGGGCCCTGGTCGCTGCGCCGTCTTATCTAGAGAAGCATGGCGAGCCCAAAACCCTTCGCGAGCTGCAGAAGCATAACTGCCTCGTCTACACCCTCTCACCGAAGCTGAATGATTGGCGCTTCATCGGCCCCGATGGCACTGGCCAATCGGCGAAGGTGACTGGCTCGCTGCAGGCCAATAACGGTGACGTGCTGCGCCAGGCCGCAATCGGTGGTCATGGCATCGTGCTGCAGCCAACCTTCCTAATCGGTGACGACATTAACGAAGGCCGATTGGTGCCACTGCTAACCGACCACATGCCGTCGGAGATCAATATCCACTTGGTCTACCCGCACAACCGCTACCTGACCGCCAAGGTCCGTAGCTTCATCGACTATATGGTCGAGCAGTTTAAGGGTGAGCCCTATTGGGATAAGTGGATGGCCAAGTACCCGAACCACGCGGTGCACAAACACACCTAA
- a CDS encoding lytic transglycosylase domain-containing protein, with the protein MRQLAIRGGRLGKRRSVIASGVFAVLAASLIAEGPHSAVADELSSGMPIPQQKPISANATADSSSAPAQVANIEQRPFFTMASLNLRTLAERVSDIDLFDGDLPLSREAFDAAQAASGNRPAFSLATLNLRTFAPPEREVAPIHVISDADAKRYRLIFDLQAGGDWDAADALISQLGDDILMGHVLYQRYMHPTAYRSSYPELRDWLADYADHPGATNVRTLAMKRKPAGEAAPARARTGRLVTGAVESYGFVPRRYRSDRERTREQRRAVTRLMRTISDKAERGSPADAWAILNQPANRNLLDKNEFNLMRAEVAQGYFHRRKYERAVELASASAKSNLSYLDHADWTVGLAHWKLGNYEQAANHFGKVASSNNVSPWKRSAGAFWAARSHRELGENREASQWLERAAKYPGTFYGLISTQVLDEPARFHWRTPRLNRDRLAVLQDHSVGARGLALIQVGQRELAVEELRRINPRRDRDLEEALVAIAEDAGLPDLAVRAGSRFRPEEGERYDTALYPIPPWSPDTGFQVDRALVFGFMRQESRFDPGAQSGVGASGLMQLMPRTAKYMGDTALYDGSDRKQLFDPLVNIELGQRYLAYLMESRLVGEDLLLLAAAYNAGPGNLQHWRRRVDYREDPLFFIESIPIKETRDFVERVLTNFWIYRMRFNQPVPSLEAIAQGDRPLYVRLDTKHIQVAAHGRN; encoded by the coding sequence ATGAGACAGCTGGCGATCCGGGGGGGTCGCCTCGGCAAACGGCGGTCAGTGATCGCTAGCGGTGTTTTCGCGGTATTGGCCGCGAGTTTGATTGCCGAGGGACCGCACAGCGCAGTAGCCGACGAGTTATCGTCTGGCATGCCAATCCCCCAGCAAAAACCCATAAGCGCGAATGCGACCGCTGACAGCAGCAGTGCGCCCGCGCAGGTAGCCAATATTGAGCAGCGGCCATTCTTCACCATGGCCTCGCTAAACCTCCGCACGCTTGCCGAGCGGGTTAGCGATATCGACCTGTTTGATGGTGACCTGCCACTGTCCCGCGAAGCATTCGATGCAGCGCAGGCCGCCAGCGGCAATCGTCCCGCCTTCTCACTCGCGACCCTAAACCTCCGCACCTTTGCCCCGCCAGAGCGGGAGGTGGCGCCGATCCATGTGATCAGCGATGCCGACGCAAAGCGCTATCGCCTGATCTTTGATCTGCAGGCAGGTGGTGATTGGGATGCCGCCGATGCCCTGATCAGCCAGCTTGGCGATGATATCTTGATGGGCCATGTGCTGTACCAACGCTACATGCATCCAACCGCCTATCGCTCTAGCTATCCTGAGCTTCGTGATTGGCTGGCCGACTATGCCGACCATCCGGGTGCCACCAATGTTCGCACCCTGGCGATGAAACGCAAACCAGCAGGTGAGGCCGCACCGGCCCGTGCCCGCACCGGGCGCCTGGTCACTGGCGCAGTTGAGAGCTATGGCTTCGTGCCACGTCGCTATCGCTCCGATCGGGAGCGGACGCGGGAACAACGCCGCGCCGTCACCCGCCTGATGCGCACGATCAGTGATAAGGCCGAGCGCGGCTCACCAGCAGATGCCTGGGCGATTTTGAACCAGCCTGCCAATCGCAACCTGCTGGATAAAAACGAATTCAACCTGATGCGTGCTGAGGTGGCCCAGGGCTACTTCCACCGTCGGAAGTATGAGCGCGCTGTTGAGCTTGCCTCCGCCAGTGCGAAATCGAACCTGTCCTATCTGGACCACGCCGATTGGACCGTTGGCCTAGCCCATTGGAAGCTTGGCAACTATGAGCAGGCCGCCAACCACTTCGGTAAAGTTGCCAGTTCAAACAATGTCTCGCCCTGGAAACGCTCCGCTGGTGCCTTCTGGGCCGCGCGCAGCCACCGAGAGTTGGGCGAGAACCGTGAGGCCTCACAATGGCTAGAGCGGGCCGCGAAGTATCCAGGCACCTTCTATGGCCTGATCAGCACCCAAGTGCTGGATGAGCCCGCCCGCTTCCATTGGCGCACCCCTCGGCTTAACCGTGACCGGTTGGCTGTCCTCCAAGACCACTCCGTTGGCGCCCGTGGCCTGGCCCTTATTCAGGTTGGCCAGCGCGAGCTCGCCGTTGAAGAACTGCGCCGCATCAACCCACGCCGGGACCGCGACCTTGAAGAAGCGCTGGTGGCTATCGCTGAAGATGCCGGCCTGCCAGATCTCGCCGTTCGTGCCGGTAGCCGTTTCCGCCCTGAAGAGGGTGAGCGTTACGACACCGCGCTGTATCCAATTCCACCATGGTCACCAGACACTGGCTTCCAGGTTGATCGGGCCCTGGTCTTTGGCTTCATGCGCCAAGAGAGCCGGTTTGACCCTGGCGCACAAAGTGGTGTTGGTGCCTCTGGCCTGATGCAGCTGATGCCGCGCACCGCCAAATATATGGGCGACACCGCACTCTACGATGGCAGTGACCGCAAGCAGCTCTTTGACCCCCTGGTTAATATTGAGCTGGGCCAACGCTACCTCGCCTATCTGATGGAAAGCCGCCTGGTCGGTGAAGACCTGCTGCTTCTTGCCGCCGCCTACAATGCAGGCCCCGGTAATCTTCAGCATTGGCGCCGCCGCGTGGATTACCGCGAGGACCCACTGTTCTTTATCGAGAGCATTCCGATCAAAGAGACCCGTGATTTCGTCGAGCGTGTGCTGACCAACTTCTGGATCTACCGCATGCGCTTCAACCAACCTGTTCCATCGCTGGAAGCGATTGCACAGGGCGACCGGCCGCTCTATGTCAGACTGGATACGAAACATATCCAGGTGGCAGCCCATGGCCGGAATTGA
- a CDS encoding electron transfer flavoprotein-ubiquinone oxidoreductase: protein MERESMEFDVVVVGAGPAGLATAIRLKQRADEAGQELAICVIEKGSEVGAHLLSGAVFETRALDELIPDWKDKGAPLTVEAKEDSFMFLTKKSAFKMPTPPQMHNKGNYVISLGELARWLAEQAEAIGVEIYPGFAAAEVLYDDQGQVMGVATGDMGIGKDGEQTANYTPGMELHAKQTVFSEGCRGSLTKTLFEKFDLRKDSDPQTYSIGIKELWEIDPEKHKPGKIVHTIGWPMDNKTYGGSWLYHFKDNLVSVGYVIGLDYQNPYLSPFDEMQRFKTHPSIAPLFEGARRVSYGARALSAGGYQSLPKLTFPGGVLVGDTAGFLNVPKIKGNHTAMKSGMTAADAIFEHLKAEKGREECTAYPEMLKKTWLWDELYRVRNIKPSFHWGLWPAIIYSAIDTYIFRGKAPWTLKNHADHKQLKPAAECEKIEYPKPDGKLTFDKLSSVFISDTNHEENQPAHLKLKDESIPIAHNLPLYDEPAQRYCPAGVYEVVREEGEEPRFQINAQNCVHCKTCDIKDPSQNINWTVPEGAGGPNYAMM from the coding sequence ATGGAACGCGAAAGCATGGAATTCGACGTTGTGGTTGTTGGCGCTGGCCCGGCGGGCCTGGCGACGGCGATCCGGTTGAAACAACGTGCCGATGAGGCTGGCCAGGAACTGGCGATTTGCGTGATCGAGAAGGGCTCTGAGGTTGGCGCCCACTTGCTCTCCGGTGCGGTGTTTGAGACCCGTGCCTTGGATGAGTTGATCCCAGATTGGAAAGACAAAGGTGCACCGCTGACGGTGGAGGCGAAAGAGGACAGCTTCATGTTCCTCACCAAGAAGAGCGCCTTCAAGATGCCGACGCCGCCCCAGATGCATAACAAGGGCAATTACGTCATCAGCCTGGGCGAGTTGGCCCGTTGGCTAGCTGAGCAGGCCGAGGCAATTGGCGTTGAGATTTACCCAGGCTTTGCCGCCGCTGAGGTCCTCTATGATGACCAGGGTCAGGTGATGGGTGTCGCCACGGGCGATATGGGCATCGGCAAGGATGGTGAGCAGACCGCCAATTACACCCCAGGCATGGAGCTGCATGCCAAGCAGACGGTTTTCTCAGAAGGCTGCCGCGGGTCGCTGACCAAGACGTTGTTTGAGAAGTTTGACCTTCGCAAAGACAGCGATCCGCAAACCTATTCCATCGGCATTAAAGAGCTCTGGGAGATTGACCCGGAGAAGCATAAGCCAGGCAAGATCGTGCACACCATCGGCTGGCCGATGGATAACAAGACCTATGGCGGGTCCTGGCTCTACCACTTCAAAGATAATCTCGTATCGGTTGGCTATGTGATCGGTCTGGATTACCAGAACCCCTATCTCTCACCCTTTGATGAGATGCAGCGGTTTAAGACCCACCCCTCGATTGCACCGCTGTTTGAGGGTGCACGTCGGGTTTCCTATGGCGCCCGGGCGCTTTCCGCCGGTGGTTACCAATCCCTGCCGAAGCTGACTTTCCCAGGTGGCGTCTTGGTCGGCGACACGGCCGGCTTCCTCAACGTGCCCAAGATTAAGGGTAATCACACGGCGATGAAGTCTGGCATGACCGCCGCTGATGCGATCTTTGAGCATCTGAAAGCGGAGAAGGGGCGCGAGGAATGCACCGCCTATCCTGAGATGCTGAAGAAGACCTGGCTGTGGGATGAGCTGTATCGGGTTCGTAATATCAAGCCGAGCTTCCATTGGGGGCTCTGGCCAGCAATCATCTACTCAGCGATTGATACCTACATCTTCCGGGGTAAGGCGCCTTGGACCTTGAAGAACCACGCCGATCACAAGCAGCTCAAGCCAGCGGCTGAGTGCGAGAAGATTGAGTATCCAAAGCCGGACGGCAAACTCACGTTCGACAAGCTCTCCTCGGTGTTCATCTCAGACACCAATCATGAAGAGAACCAGCCCGCTCACCTGAAGCTTAAGGATGAGAGCATTCCAATCGCCCATAACCTGCCGCTCTATGATGAGCCAGCGCAGCGTTATTGCCCCGCTGGGGTCTATGAGGTGGTGCGTGAAGAGGGTGAGGAGCCACGGTTCCAGATCAACGCCCAGAACTGCGTCCACTGTAAGACCTGCGATATCAAGGACCCGAGCCAGAACATCAACTGGACCGTGCCTGAGGGTGCCGGTGGCCCGAACTACGCAATGATGTGA
- a CDS encoding dioxygenase, with product MAMPNSLFVSHGAPNLLESDVPARSFLKRLGNDLPKPRAILAVSAHYETAVPTIGLAAAPETIHDFFGFSPSLHAFNYPAKGMPALATQIADDLAAEGIEVARDEGRGLDHGIWVPLALAYPDADIPVIPFSIQPDADAAHHLAIGQALAKVVPSDVLVVATGSMTHNLSAFRGHEIDAPPPDWVSSFADWIEVESKAGDLDRLVSFAQQAPNAGENHPTDEHFLPFFVALGVAAGRGDWRGTPLHRSYTFGVLAMDTYRFDGVERVAA from the coding sequence ATGGCCATGCCAAACAGCCTATTCGTATCTCACGGCGCACCAAACCTGCTGGAGAGTGATGTGCCAGCACGATCATTCCTTAAGCGGTTGGGCAACGATCTCCCAAAGCCGCGGGCCATCTTGGCGGTGTCCGCCCATTATGAGACGGCTGTACCGACCATTGGTCTCGCCGCAGCGCCTGAAACCATCCATGACTTCTTCGGCTTCTCGCCCTCTCTCCACGCATTCAACTACCCGGCGAAGGGCATGCCAGCGCTTGCCACCCAAATCGCCGACGACTTGGCGGCTGAAGGCATTGAGGTTGCACGGGATGAGGGGCGCGGACTGGATCATGGGATCTGGGTGCCATTGGCCCTGGCCTATCCCGATGCCGATATCCCGGTCATCCCATTTTCAATTCAGCCTGACGCGGATGCAGCGCATCACCTGGCGATTGGGCAAGCCCTGGCCAAGGTCGTGCCATCTGATGTCCTGGTCGTCGCCACGGGGTCGATGACCCACAACCTGTCGGCGTTTCGGGGGCATGAGATTGATGCCCCGCCGCCTGACTGGGTCTCCAGCTTCGCCGATTGGATTGAGGTGGAGAGTAAGGCCGGTGATCTGGATCGCTTGGTTAGTTTTGCGCAGCAGGCGCCCAATGCTGGTGAAAACCACCCGACCGATGAGCACTTCCTGCCCTTCTTTGTCGCCTTAGGCGTTGCTGCCGGGCGCGGTGACTGGCGCGGCACGCCACTCCACCGCAGCTATACCTTTGGTGTGTTGGCCATGGATACCTACCGCTTCGATGGGGTTGAGCGCGTTGCCGCCTGA
- a CDS encoding PA0069 family radical SAM protein: MDEAAALNTEPQNPKPLNLKPRGRGAISNRSGRFEATARELVDDGWNSLAGDQSSEVAAEIGTQLETIISVDQSRSIISKNDSPDLGFDRSINPYKGCEHGCIYCYARPTHTYLGFSAGVDFERRIFTKPHAAELLREALNKPRYEPQTIVIGANTDCYQPVERQLAITRQLLEVMLEAKHPVGLLTKSDLITRDIDLLAELAKDDLVHVGVSVTSLDPKLSRLMEPRASSPAKRLAAIKALSEAGIPVRIMTAPMIPALNDDQLEKLLQAGHEMGARYASYTMVRVPLEIEDLFREWLEEHFPDRAKRVFSLLRGCHSSADDPNRAYNAEFGTRMRGSGPYADLLRQRFRATVMRLGLNSDRPPLPVNLFRPPAVETDQFSMGF; the protein is encoded by the coding sequence ATGGACGAGGCGGCGGCACTCAACACGGAACCCCAAAATCCAAAGCCCCTGAATCTTAAACCACGGGGGCGCGGCGCGATCAGCAATCGCAGCGGTCGGTTTGAAGCCACCGCGCGCGAACTGGTGGATGATGGCTGGAACTCGCTTGCTGGCGATCAAAGCAGTGAGGTAGCCGCCGAGATTGGTACCCAGCTTGAGACGATCATCAGTGTCGACCAGAGCCGCAGCATTATCTCCAAGAACGATAGCCCGGACCTTGGCTTTGATCGCTCAATCAACCCCTATAAGGGCTGCGAACATGGCTGCATCTATTGCTATGCCCGGCCAACCCATACCTATCTTGGCTTCTCGGCCGGGGTAGATTTTGAACGCCGGATTTTTACCAAACCCCACGCGGCCGAGTTGCTTCGTGAGGCGTTAAACAAACCGCGTTATGAGCCCCAGACCATCGTCATTGGCGCCAACACCGATTGCTATCAACCGGTGGAGCGGCAACTGGCGATAACCCGCCAACTCCTCGAGGTCATGCTGGAGGCAAAGCACCCGGTCGGCCTACTAACCAAGTCAGATTTGATTACCCGGGACATCGACTTGCTAGCCGAACTGGCTAAGGACGATCTGGTCCATGTGGGCGTGTCGGTGACCAGCCTGGACCCCAAGCTTTCGCGACTGATGGAACCCCGGGCAAGCAGCCCCGCCAAGCGCCTCGCCGCGATTAAGGCATTGAGTGAGGCCGGCATCCCGGTGCGGATCATGACCGCCCCCATGATCCCTGCCCTGAATGACGACCAGTTGGAGAAACTGCTGCAGGCGGGGCATGAGATGGGCGCCCGCTATGCCTCCTACACCATGGTTCGGGTGCCGCTGGAGATTGAGGATCTGTTCCGTGAATGGCTGGAGGAGCATTTCCCTGACCGGGCTAAGCGGGTGTTTAGCCTGCTACGTGGGTGCCATAGCAGCGCCGACGACCCGAACCGTGCCTACAATGCCGAGTTTGGCACCCGCATGCGCGGCAGCGGCCCCTATGCCGATCTGCTTCGCCAGCGCTTCCGGGCCACAGTAATGCGCCTTGGCCTGAACAGTGACCGCCCACCACTGCCGGTCAATCTATTCCGACCACCGGCGGTTGAGACCGATCAATTCTCCATGGGGTTTTAA
- a CDS encoding tetratricopeptide repeat protein, which translates to MSIRQRFQSALTLVPYRPAFAGIGLVMLAACATQPGGTYSPDVGDVVGPRAEFSGPPIRETASGSYLAGHLAQGAGDWSSAALFMNNALAGDPDNYRLLQRAFLLNLGGGEVEEALKQAEKLAEQEQALDLALVLLMVEAVKQGELEAAKEINDRITDEGLQTVLKPGVRAWLAAGDGDVEAATAALEELRAFGGFEALIALHRAFIFDYLGRVDEAEAEYQNALSLSTTLRAGQAYGSLLGREGNVDEAIRLYDTFRARDGSRLLAAGIRRLEAGGPPARGFETVSDGMAAILFDFSSVLQGELGTELTLVLLQIALHAQPDFPLAQLLLADILTRREQYPAADKAYLTIPADSDIGLAAAIRRANMLDDSEQDADALTLLRRKVRTYPSEFALHGRIGDLLRRDEQFVAAISSYNKAINLLPEVQADNWILFYTRGISYERSDQWPLAEADFKRALELRPNQPFVLNYLGYSWADQGVNLRQAEQMIRTAVQLRPQDGFIVDSLGWVLYRLGRFDEAVGILEEAVALSPGDQTINDHLGDALWRVGRELEARFQWQRAIDLNDDAEITETARDKLKNGLPPPPPPLDDGSERTTVDNGQDAAAAGS; encoded by the coding sequence TTGTCTATTCGCCAACGGTTTCAGTCCGCCCTGACCCTGGTTCCTTATCGTCCCGCCTTCGCTGGTATTGGCCTGGTCATGCTTGCCGCCTGTGCCACCCAACCCGGTGGCACCTACTCCCCAGATGTGGGTGATGTGGTTGGCCCGCGGGCTGAGTTCAGTGGCCCGCCCATTCGGGAAACGGCATCTGGCAGCTATCTTGCCGGACATCTGGCGCAGGGTGCCGGTGACTGGTCATCCGCCGCACTGTTTATGAACAACGCGCTGGCTGGGGATCCTGATAACTACCGCCTACTACAGCGTGCCTTCCTGTTAAACCTGGGCGGTGGTGAAGTTGAAGAAGCCCTAAAACAAGCTGAGAAGCTCGCAGAACAAGAGCAGGCCTTGGACCTTGCGCTGGTTCTGCTGATGGTTGAGGCCGTCAAACAGGGTGAGCTTGAGGCTGCAAAAGAGATCAATGACCGCATCACGGATGAGGGGCTTCAGACCGTTTTGAAGCCTGGCGTTCGGGCTTGGCTGGCCGCCGGTGACGGTGATGTCGAGGCGGCCACGGCGGCACTTGAAGAGCTGCGGGCCTTTGGTGGTTTTGAGGCGCTTATCGCCTTACACCGCGCCTTTATCTTCGATTATCTAGGCCGTGTGGATGAGGCTGAAGCCGAGTATCAGAACGCCCTATCGCTCTCGACGACCCTCCGGGCCGGTCAGGCCTATGGCAGCTTGCTTGGCCGAGAGGGGAATGTTGATGAGGCGATCCGCCTTTACGATACCTTCCGGGCCCGTGATGGTTCCCGCCTGTTGGCCGCTGGTATCCGTCGCTTAGAGGCTGGTGGCCCTCCCGCCCGTGGGTTTGAAACCGTCAGTGATGGGATGGCCGCCATCCTGTTTGATTTTTCTAGTGTGCTTCAGGGCGAGCTTGGCACCGAGTTAACCCTGGTCTTGCTGCAGATAGCCCTGCATGCACAGCCGGACTTCCCGCTGGCGCAGTTGCTGCTGGCCGACATTCTGACCCGGCGCGAACAGTACCCGGCCGCGGATAAGGCTTATCTGACCATCCCCGCTGATAGCGATATTGGCCTCGCCGCCGCTATCCGGCGCGCTAATATGCTGGATGATTCAGAGCAGGATGCCGATGCCCTAACCCTGCTGCGCCGTAAGGTGCGGACCTACCCATCGGAGTTTGCGCTCCATGGTCGTATTGGTGACCTGCTGCGCCGGGACGAGCAGTTCGTCGCCGCCATTTCTTCCTACAACAAGGCCATTAATCTGCTGCCTGAAGTGCAGGCCGATAACTGGATCCTGTTCTACACCCGCGGCATCTCTTATGAGCGGTCAGACCAATGGCCTTTAGCTGAAGCTGATTTCAAGCGCGCCTTGGAGTTGCGGCCAAATCAGCCATTCGTCTTGAACTATCTCGGCTATAGCTGGGCCGATCAGGGTGTGAACCTGAGGCAGGCAGAGCAGATGATCCGCACGGCGGTTCAATTGCGCCCACAGGACGGCTTTATCGTTGATAGCCTTGGTTGGGTGCTCTACCGCCTGGGCCGGTTTGATGAGGCGGTCGGCATTCTGGAAGAGGCCGTTGCCCTGTCACCCGGTGACCAGACAATCAACGACCATTTGGGCGATGCCCTTTGGCGGGTTGGTCGTGAGCTTGAGGCTCGCTTCCAATGGCAGCGGGCGATTGACCTAAACGACGATGCCGAAATCACTGAGACGGCCCGGGATAAGTTGAAGAACGGCCTCCCACCACCGCCGCCGCCACTAGATGATGGCAGTGAGCGCACCACCGTCGATAATGGTCAGGATGCCGCCGCCGCTGGCAGCTAA